A genomic stretch from Brucella sp. BE17 includes:
- a CDS encoding glutamate--cysteine ligase, giving the protein MARDTTDETALTGTEELAAYLAGGCKPQDDWRIGTEHEKFPFYSANNSQVPYEGTRGIKAILEGMQARLGWEPIIDEGNIIGLVEPTGQGAISLEPGGQFELSGAPLSTIHQTCREMNAHLAQVREIAEPLGIRFLGLGGSPKWTLGETPVMPKSRYKIMTDYMPKVGHEGLDMMYRTSTIQVNLDFSSERDMRRKMQVSMKLQSVATALFASSPFTEGKPNGLLSWRSNIWRDTDNQRSGVLPFVFAENFGFADYVEWALDVPMYFILRDGRYHDCTHVTFRQFMNGALKGEVNDPVPNMGDWTNHLSTLFPEVRLKRFLEMRGADGGPWRRICALPAYWVGLLYDEEALDAAEHLTRDWTYEEVLALRNEVPAKALAAFFRGKPLEHIARETLHISRLGLKNRNKLSGDGFDETHFLAPLEEIVAAGITDAERMLKAYNSIWAGSVEPIFLEYAY; this is encoded by the coding sequence ATGGCGCGCGATACCACTGACGAAACGGCACTCACAGGCACCGAGGAACTCGCAGCCTATCTGGCTGGCGGCTGCAAACCGCAAGACGACTGGCGCATTGGCACGGAACATGAAAAATTCCCGTTCTATTCAGCCAACAACAGCCAGGTTCCCTATGAAGGAACACGCGGCATAAAGGCGATCCTCGAAGGCATGCAGGCCAGGCTCGGCTGGGAGCCAATCATCGATGAAGGCAACATCATCGGGCTGGTGGAACCGACCGGACAAGGCGCAATTTCACTTGAACCCGGCGGGCAATTCGAACTTTCGGGCGCTCCCTTGTCGACCATCCACCAGACCTGCCGCGAAATGAACGCGCATCTAGCACAAGTGCGCGAGATCGCCGAACCGCTCGGCATCCGATTTCTCGGACTTGGCGGCAGTCCAAAATGGACGTTGGGGGAAACGCCGGTCATGCCAAAATCACGCTACAAGATCATGACCGACTACATGCCCAAGGTCGGGCATGAGGGTCTGGATATGATGTACCGCACGTCGACCATACAAGTTAATCTCGATTTCAGTTCCGAACGCGACATGCGCCGCAAGATGCAGGTTTCCATGAAGCTGCAATCGGTGGCAACCGCACTTTTCGCAAGCTCCCCTTTCACAGAAGGCAAGCCGAACGGTCTTTTGTCATGGCGCTCGAATATATGGCGCGACACCGATAACCAGCGTTCAGGCGTTTTGCCTTTTGTGTTCGCGGAAAATTTTGGCTTTGCCGACTATGTCGAATGGGCGCTTGATGTTCCGATGTATTTCATCCTGCGCGATGGCCGCTATCACGACTGCACCCATGTCACCTTCCGCCAGTTCATGAATGGTGCACTGAAGGGCGAAGTCAACGATCCGGTGCCCAATATGGGTGATTGGACCAATCATTTGTCCACACTTTTTCCCGAAGTGCGGCTGAAGCGGTTTCTGGAAATGCGCGGAGCTGATGGCGGACCGTGGCGGCGCATCTGCGCCCTACCCGCTTACTGGGTCGGACTGCTCTATGATGAAGAGGCGCTCGATGCAGCTGAGCATCTCACCAGGGACTGGACCTATGAAGAGGTCTTGGCCCTGCGCAATGAAGTCCCGGCCAAGGCGCTTGCAGCGTTCTTCCGCGGCAAGCCTCTGGAACACATCGCCCGGGAGACGCTGCACATTTCCCGGCTCGGCCTCAAAAACCGCAACAAGCTCAGTGGCGATGGGTTTGACGAAACCCATTTCCTCGCTCCGCTCGAGGAAATCGTTGCAGCTGGCATAACCGATGCCGAACGCATGCTCAAAGCCTATAACAGCATCTGGGCCGGCTCAGTCGAACCTATCTTCCTTGAATATGCCTATTGA
- a CDS encoding 16S rRNA (uracil(1498)-N(3))-methyltransferase: MRANYKMQRLFVEDELRAGISLEVPAQGAHYLTHVLRMKGGAEILVFNGSDGEWKARLKPEGKKRVFLEPLEQTRPQPQACDLIYCFAPLKQGRLDYMVQKATEMGAGVLQPVITQHTQVAKLGGDKIRANAIEAAEQCGVLSIPECREVVRFDRFIEQWDLSRNLIFCDEGHESDDPLIILQSIKPGPLALLIGPEGGFSESERQTLRNLPFVTAIPLGPRILRADTAAVAAMTLVQAILGDWRNVP, encoded by the coding sequence ATGCGCGCGAATTACAAAATGCAGAGACTTTTCGTTGAAGACGAGCTTCGGGCTGGAATATCGCTCGAGGTTCCTGCACAGGGCGCGCATTATCTGACCCATGTTCTGCGCATGAAGGGGGGAGCCGAAATCCTCGTCTTCAACGGAAGCGATGGCGAATGGAAAGCGCGCCTCAAACCCGAAGGCAAAAAACGGGTTTTTCTTGAACCGCTCGAGCAAACACGCCCGCAACCGCAAGCGTGTGACCTCATCTACTGTTTTGCTCCGCTCAAACAGGGGCGTCTCGACTACATGGTGCAAAAAGCCACTGAAATGGGGGCGGGCGTTTTACAACCTGTCATCACGCAGCATACGCAGGTCGCGAAACTGGGCGGCGACAAGATCAGGGCCAATGCCATCGAGGCCGCGGAACAATGCGGGGTTCTCTCGATCCCGGAGTGCCGCGAAGTCGTGCGCTTTGATCGCTTCATTGAACAATGGGACCTCTCGCGCAATCTCATCTTCTGCGACGAAGGCCATGAATCAGACGACCCGCTGATCATTCTGCAATCAATCAAGCCGGGGCCTCTGGCGCTGCTGATCGGGCCTGAGGGCGGGTTTTCGGAAAGCGAGCGACAAACCTTGCGCAACCTGCCCTTTGTGACCGCGATCCCGCTCGGCCCCCGCATTCTGCGCGCCGATACCGCCGCCGTTGCCGCCATGACACTTGTGCAGGCCATTCTTGGCGACTGGAGAAATGTGCCATGA
- a CDS encoding MarR family transcriptional regulator has protein sequence MKPAWAEFAPLLARAARGWRKAFDAAMAEHGLSDAKAIPLITLLRHGDRIPQGVLAERVGIEGATIVRVVDDLEADGFIRRVPDEADRRVKLIALTQAGQAAAVEVEKSSARLRAQFLGDFDPVEVDVAMKILQKLNEKFHG, from the coding sequence ATGAAGCCAGCATGGGCCGAATTCGCTCCACTTCTTGCGCGTGCCGCCCGAGGGTGGCGCAAAGCCTTCGATGCGGCGATGGCAGAGCATGGTCTTTCGGATGCAAAAGCCATTCCGCTGATCACATTGCTGCGCCATGGTGACCGCATTCCACAGGGCGTACTTGCCGAAAGGGTGGGTATCGAGGGCGCAACTATTGTTCGCGTCGTGGATGATCTGGAGGCAGACGGATTTATCCGTCGCGTTCCCGATGAGGCCGACCGTCGCGTCAAGCTCATCGCACTGACGCAAGCAGGCCAGGCAGCCGCGGTTGAGGTGGAAAAATCTTCCGCCAGGCTCCGCGCGCAGTTTCTGGGCGATTTTGATCCTGTCGAGGTCGATGTCGCCATGAAGATCCTGCAAAAACTGAACGAAAAATTTCACGGTTGA
- a CDS encoding FUSC family protein, with amino-acid sequence MSNIAETMPKFWDVVFSLKTFAAAMLALWIALIGDLPNPYWSVAAVYIVAHPLSGATTSKGFYRLIGTAIGGAVTILFVPHLVNSPEILTLAIGLWMGVCLAISLLDGTPRSYLFMLAGYTVSLASFAVVSAPHTTFDYALGRVEEIAVGIICAAVINRIVFPRHSGPVLVDRIDKWLHDGARLAVATLRGKGASDVCIEDRHRLAAETLELRNLTTHVAYDTSSFRDVGALLYALQQRMVALLPIVSSLHDVLVVMQEEDGKTSHPSVQKLLDATCNWLESGENLSETQRAGLLRLIDEIEAHGSQAQTWSQLLPFNLTARIRDLVQIWSDCITLRQDIASGAQRSHALRWRRYDAHIAGRPAHRDYGMAFLSGLSAFLATCIATAFWIATGWAQGSAAAMMAGIFCCIFATMDDPVPVMRKFGWLMLTVIAAAFIFEFALLPMVDGFVPLALVLGLFLVPAGVFLTIPSQFLLGMVLCINLPNMLMLQSHATADLVNFANMNLATVIGIVMAAVVTSIVRSVGAQWSARRLIHAGWRDIVLATKRGSGRHRRQRMNHLLLRMIDRIGMMTPRLAAIPAAELAEVDLLRDLRNGMNIIDLQQYRNRLAIVPRDAVDAVLDGVGAHYRARSGHVKHRAAKGKIDGKLLSAIDRAIETIIENGSPAASRRPRLALVALRFNLFPQAPPFDMSQPEPQRQPKVIATTASRLKVCPS; translated from the coding sequence ATATCAAATATCGCTGAAACAATGCCAAAGTTCTGGGATGTGGTTTTCTCTCTGAAAACCTTTGCCGCAGCCATGCTGGCATTGTGGATTGCCTTGATCGGCGATCTGCCCAATCCCTACTGGTCGGTTGCGGCAGTCTATATTGTCGCCCATCCCCTTTCCGGTGCCACGACATCCAAAGGGTTTTACCGGTTGATCGGGACGGCGATTGGCGGCGCGGTGACAATCCTGTTCGTGCCGCATCTCGTCAATTCGCCGGAAATTCTCACCCTTGCCATTGGCCTTTGGATGGGTGTGTGTCTGGCTATCAGCCTTCTCGACGGCACACCGCGCAGCTATCTGTTCATGCTGGCGGGCTATACCGTTTCTCTTGCCAGTTTCGCAGTCGTTTCAGCACCTCACACCACTTTCGATTATGCACTGGGTCGCGTCGAGGAAATCGCTGTCGGCATTATCTGTGCGGCGGTGATCAATCGCATCGTATTTCCGCGCCATAGTGGCCCCGTTCTGGTCGATCGTATTGACAAATGGCTGCACGATGGCGCGCGACTTGCCGTTGCGACCCTACGCGGCAAAGGGGCGAGCGATGTATGCATAGAGGATCGCCACCGCCTTGCAGCAGAGACGTTGGAACTGCGCAACCTCACCACCCATGTCGCCTATGACACGTCATCCTTCCGCGATGTTGGAGCGCTTCTTTATGCCCTGCAGCAACGCATGGTGGCGTTGCTGCCAATTGTATCGAGCCTGCACGACGTGCTGGTCGTCATGCAAGAAGAAGATGGCAAGACATCGCATCCATCGGTACAGAAGCTTCTGGACGCGACTTGCAACTGGTTGGAAAGTGGCGAAAACCTCTCGGAAACACAGCGTGCCGGACTCTTGCGCCTCATCGATGAAATCGAGGCGCACGGTAGCCAGGCGCAGACATGGTCGCAGCTCCTGCCCTTCAACCTAACTGCACGCATTCGCGATCTGGTGCAGATATGGAGCGATTGTATAACGCTGCGTCAGGATATCGCCTCGGGTGCGCAACGCAGCCATGCATTACGCTGGCGTCGTTACGATGCGCATATAGCCGGGCGACCCGCGCACCGCGATTACGGTATGGCCTTTCTGTCCGGTCTTTCGGCGTTTCTGGCGACCTGTATTGCGACCGCTTTCTGGATTGCCACGGGCTGGGCACAGGGAAGTGCTGCCGCCATGATGGCCGGCATCTTCTGTTGCATCTTCGCGACCATGGACGATCCTGTGCCCGTGATGCGCAAATTTGGCTGGCTCATGCTGACTGTCATCGCTGCCGCCTTTATCTTCGAATTCGCGCTGCTGCCTATGGTCGATGGTTTTGTGCCGCTGGCGCTGGTGCTGGGCCTTTTTCTGGTGCCCGCCGGTGTGTTTCTGACCATACCGTCGCAATTCCTGCTTGGTATGGTGTTGTGCATCAATCTGCCCAATATGCTGATGTTGCAAAGCCATGCGACCGCCGATCTGGTCAACTTTGCGAATATGAACCTTGCCACGGTCATCGGTATCGTCATGGCGGCTGTTGTGACATCCATCGTGCGTTCGGTGGGTGCGCAATGGAGTGCACGCCGACTGATCCACGCTGGCTGGCGCGATATCGTGCTCGCCACCAAGCGCGGTTCTGGACGCCACCGTCGCCAACGTATGAACCATCTGCTTTTGCGCATGATCGATCGCATCGGCATGATGACACCGCGTTTGGCGGCCATTCCTGCTGCGGAACTGGCCGAGGTCGATCTGCTGCGTGATCTGCGCAACGGCATGAATATCATCGACCTGCAACAATACCGCAACCGGCTTGCGATCGTGCCGCGTGACGCTGTAGATGCTGTACTGGACGGGGTCGGCGCACATTATCGTGCCCGCTCGGGACACGTCAAACACAGGGCTGCAAAGGGAAAGATTGACGGAAAATTACTCAGTGCAATCGACCGGGCGATTGAAACCATCATCGAGAACGGGTCGCCTGCCGCTTCACGGCGTCCGCGCCTTGCGCTGGTGGCGTTACGCTTCAACCTGTTTCCCCAAGCGCCGCCGTTTGACATGTCGCAGCCAGAGCCTCAGCGCCAGCCCAAAGTCATTGCAACAACCGCAAGCCGCTTGAAAGTCTGCCCCTCATGA